The segment CCCGCCGGAGGCCTAGATTTTTTGCCCCTCATGAACCAGTTGGTCCATGACCGAACGAACAGCGGACTCCGCAATGGACACCAACTCATCGACCTCGGCCTTGGTGATGACGAGCGGAGGCGCAAAACCGAGGATATCGCCATGCGGCATGGCCCGGGCAATCAGTCCACGATCCCGCGCCGCCTTTGAAACCCGTGCGCCGACGTTCAGCCCGGGATCGAAGCGGGTCTTCTTCTCGCGATCTGCCACAAACTCGATTGCTCCCATGAGGCCGACACCGCGTACTTCTCCGACGATCGGCAGCTGGGCGAACTTGGCTTGCAGCTGAGCCTGGAAGTAACTTCCGACCGTGTCGGCCTTGCCGGGAAGATCCTCGTTCTCGACGATGTCGAGCACAGCATTGGCCGCAGCCGCGCCGATCGGGTGACCAGAATAAGTGTAACCGTGGGAGAATGAGCCGACCCGGTCGGCAGCGTCTTCCATGACCTGATAGACTTTCTCGCCGACGATTGCGCCGGACAGTGGAAAATAGGCCGATGTCAGACCTTTGGCGACGGTGATCAGATCGGGTTCTATCCCGTAGCGGTCAGAGCCGAACATCGAACCCGTACGACCGAACCCAGTGATGACTTCATCGGCAATGAGAAGAACGTCGTGTTTGCGCAGCACAGCCTGAATGGCTTCCCAATACCCTTCCGGTGGCGGCGTTATACCCCCTGTGCCAAGGACGGGCTCGCCGATGAAGGCACCGACCGTTTCGGGCCCCTCCCGTTGAATTAGTTCGTCAAGCTCTGCGGCGCGGCGCTTCGAAAATTCGACCTCGGTTTCACCGGGATGTCCGCCCCAGTAGTGATGTGGAACGCCCGTATGAACGATCTGTGAAAATGGCAGGTCCATGTGATCGTGATAGAAGCTCATGCCGGTCATCGAGCCGGAGATGATGCTGCATCCGTGATAGCCACGATCTCTCGATATGATCTTCTTCTTTTTCGGCTTGCCGCGAAGATTGTTGTAATACCAAACAAGCTTGGCCTGGGTTTCGTTGGCGTCCGAGCCAGACATTCCATAGAACACCTTGCTCATCTTGCCCGGCGCCATCTTCACCAGGCGATCGGAGAGAATGGCAAGCTCATCCGTCGTATGTGCGGCGTAGGAGTGATAGTAGGCAAGGCGATAGGCCTGTCTGGAAATTGCTTCGGCCACTTCGGTCCGCCCGTAGCCGACATTCACGCAATAGAGACCGGCAAAACCATCGATGAACTCCTTGCCCGCGGCATCCTGGATGCGAATGCCCTTGCCGGTCTCAACAATAGTCGGATCACCGAGTTTGCCAGTCGCAAAATCCTTCAGCTGTGTGAAAGGATGGAGGACCGAACGGCGGTCCAATTCGCTGATCTTTGCGATATCGATCGTCACTGTTGTTGTCCTTTCAAGCTGCAAGGCTGCCGAGGCAAACGTATTTCGGCTCCAGATACTCGGTTAATCCGAGCTTCGAACCTTCCCGGCCGAGCCCCGACTGCTTCCAACCTCCAAACGGTATTGGCGCGCCGGTGAATTTCGGCGTGTTCACGGCAACCATTCCGTACTCGAGTCGATCGGTGACACGCATCGCCCGCGCGAGATCTCGTGTGTAGACGTACGCGGCCAGTCCCATTTCGGAGTTGTTCGCCCGCGCAATGACCTCGTTCTCATCGTCGAAGGGGAGAATCGCTGCCACGGGACCAAAGGTCTCCTCTCTTGCGATCAGCATATCGTCCGTGACGTCTGCAAGCACGGTGGGTGTGACGAAGCTGCCTCCCAGGGGGCTGTCCTGCCCGCCCGCCACGAGGCGCGCGCCTGCAGACAAGGCTTGTGAGATGTGCTGACGGCATTTTTCTGCCACCGAGGGGCGCGTCATCGGACCGATCTCGGTGCCGCTCTCCAAGCCATGGCCGACTTTCAATCTCGCCGCCGCCTTCGCGAAGTCCTGCACAAAGCGCTGGTAGATGCCGCGTTGAACGTAGATGCGGTTCGCGGCCAGACAATCCTGGCCCGAGGTCGAAAACTTGGCGCCAATGCAGCCGGTGACCGAAGCTTCGAGGACGGCGTCATCGAACAGCAGGAACGGCGCGTGACCTCCGAGTTCCATGGATGTCTTTTTCACTGTCTGAGCTGATTGACCGAGCAACAGGCGTCCCACTTCCGTCGATCCGGTGAACGAGAAAGCACGAATTTCGGCATGCTCGAGCAACCTCTTGGCCAGAGGTGCCGCCTCTCCAGTGATGACCTGAAAGACGCCGGGAGGCATTCCCACTTCTTCAGCCAGCTTTGCAAGCGCCAAAGCCGAAAGCGGCGTCTCTGGAGCGGGCTTGACGATCATCGTGCAGCCTGCGGCAAGTGCGGCCGCGGCCTTGCGCGTAATCATCGCAGATGGAAAATTCCAAGGCGTAATTGCGAGGGTCACCCCGACCGGCTGCATCTGAACGGACAGTTTGCTGCTCGGCAGGTGACTGGGAATCGTATCGCCGTACGCGCGCAGGCCCTCGGCAGCGAACCACTCCACGAAATTTGCGCCATAGGCGATTTCGCCGCGCGCCTCGGAAAGCGGTTTGCCCTGTTCGCAGGTCATGATGACCGCAAGATCCTCGGCATTCTGTCTCATGGTCGAAGCCCAAGCGCGCAAAATCGCGCCCCGCTCATTGGGCAGGCGGTCACGCCAATCCAGGAATGCTCGGGCGGCGGCCCCGACCGCGAAATCGACTTCGCTGGAGCTGCAAGCTGTCACGTTACAAAGGAGCTCTCCCGTTGCAGGATCCGTTACCGGAAGGGTCTGGCCGGTTTCGCGCCAGGCACCGTCGAGAAAAGCCCTCGTTTCGATCAAATCCGGCTGTCTCAGCTTCTTTAGTGCCGCGGGGGCGAGGCCCTTCATGGATGACTTCCCAGTTCAGCATCAGTGAGCCGCAATTTAGAGCTAGCGGCTCACAGGAAAGCAGCGAGTGCGACCCGCTTCGCTCCTTAATCCTGCGAATAATCGGCGGTTTTCGCAGGATTGCGGCTACCACGGCGATCCGACGCCGATACTCCGATTGCAGCTGTTGCACAGCCGACGACCGTCCAGAATTCACGCCTCGAAACCTCAGGGGAAGATTGCGCAGAATGGCAGCGCTAAATCGCAATC is part of the Bradyrhizobium commune genome and harbors:
- a CDS encoding aspartate aminotransferase family protein; the encoded protein is MTIDIAKISELDRRSVLHPFTQLKDFATGKLGDPTIVETGKGIRIQDAAGKEFIDGFAGLYCVNVGYGRTEVAEAISRQAYRLAYYHSYAAHTTDELAILSDRLVKMAPGKMSKVFYGMSGSDANETQAKLVWYYNNLRGKPKKKKIISRDRGYHGCSIISGSMTGMSFYHDHMDLPFSQIVHTGVPHHYWGGHPGETEVEFSKRRAAELDELIQREGPETVGAFIGEPVLGTGGITPPPEGYWEAIQAVLRKHDVLLIADEVITGFGRTGSMFGSDRYGIEPDLITVAKGLTSAYFPLSGAIVGEKVYQVMEDAADRVGSFSHGYTYSGHPIGAAAANAVLDIVENEDLPGKADTVGSYFQAQLQAKFAQLPIVGEVRGVGLMGAIEFVADREKKTRFDPGLNVGARVSKAARDRGLIARAMPHGDILGFAPPLVITKAEVDELVSIAESAVRSVMDQLVHEGQKI
- a CDS encoding NAD-dependent succinate-semialdehyde dehydrogenase is translated as MKGLAPAALKKLRQPDLIETRAFLDGAWRETGQTLPVTDPATGELLCNVTACSSSEVDFAVGAAARAFLDWRDRLPNERGAILRAWASTMRQNAEDLAVIMTCEQGKPLSEARGEIAYGANFVEWFAAEGLRAYGDTIPSHLPSSKLSVQMQPVGVTLAITPWNFPSAMITRKAAAALAAGCTMIVKPAPETPLSALALAKLAEEVGMPPGVFQVITGEAAPLAKRLLEHAEIRAFSFTGSTEVGRLLLGQSAQTVKKTSMELGGHAPFLLFDDAVLEASVTGCIGAKFSTSGQDCLAANRIYVQRGIYQRFVQDFAKAAARLKVGHGLESGTEIGPMTRPSVAEKCRQHISQALSAGARLVAGGQDSPLGGSFVTPTVLADVTDDMLIAREETFGPVAAILPFDDENEVIARANNSEMGLAAYVYTRDLARAMRVTDRLEYGMVAVNTPKFTGAPIPFGGWKQSGLGREGSKLGLTEYLEPKYVCLGSLAA